In Rhodopirellula islandica, the following proteins share a genomic window:
- a CDS encoding O-antigen ligase family protein codes for MCLAADYGGILHWSQYVAAAGILLAMVLSLIGLTDTTASSGLRQHKLLLPLGLLVLLAWIQALPLPSGLIGLLSPGSNAAYSTWLEGLVPASEQPSVHPVSVSPFDTKHVALLLTFLLPLSFAASIVFHARNRLTMLLSAIAITGASVAIIGFYRKLDPTADLWFFTSKSNGFAGFVNRNNAALMLNFGMAASLGLLSWRMMALHHIELDDPDFEFNDLLALISDRESLIGLLSSITCVAGLLLNGSRGGVVAALFGLVCAFGYVRPRRGLIGLPILAVVIGISVAILTVPMQLNLETISRLELISADADTLQKDGRLLHWQDGWKAAMAYLPMGSGISTYGYSYLPYQSQSPGSWFEHADNLWLEMFVETGLPGVVIAVLFFTILLSSLRRLSTSADPIDQGVRVAAWYAIAAVMVSQFFDFGLIVPANLFVALILATAVVSRQVASGGLQAPTLEDEDDPYEAMAMADPEYAMAMAAAEREAETATESIDAEQSAATNASTRGNKIKLQSTSKFGRLTSSVSVGIFAVVIFLLSVLAIPGLKSDAESESLVRRIQSEYSGMKFRPEVLEQVESLLTENLNQNPIPETRTLLAATQRDRGRLAETLEWRPVSIEQAGEIYAKTNLNERGLEYPPPLAAMTRDRLKSILHYEDAWNTSIAGIATCPLGQASRATLVQLQSVLDPQPETSVAVKHLAKFYSTEPIRLMRLAKRAFMIGDFDSAITTFHDSIALRPNLTSQLMPLFRVNQDTLPLQEVIPNESRAIELAAADVLLWDEPDSEFLRHAATSIDCGRASNLAARAKCQALLSRIHFALNDIENATQTGEEAIRLMPDEPRYRVQLIEQFLISSNRTDALRHARLGREAIPKDKRFQQFVDRIAEAERNELLEPALPQDTNAPSIESILN; via the coding sequence ATGTGTTTGGCGGCGGACTACGGCGGCATTTTGCATTGGAGTCAATACGTCGCCGCGGCCGGCATTTTGCTGGCCATGGTGTTGTCGCTGATTGGATTGACTGACACGACGGCGTCCAGCGGTTTGCGGCAGCACAAATTGTTGCTCCCACTTGGTCTGTTGGTGCTGCTGGCATGGATTCAGGCGTTGCCGTTGCCATCGGGACTGATTGGACTGCTCAGTCCGGGTTCCAACGCGGCGTATTCGACCTGGTTGGAAGGCTTGGTGCCAGCGTCCGAGCAACCGTCCGTTCATCCCGTTTCGGTTTCTCCGTTTGACACCAAACACGTCGCCTTGTTGCTGACGTTTTTGCTGCCGCTTTCCTTTGCTGCTTCGATTGTCTTTCACGCTCGCAATCGTTTGACGATGTTGCTCAGCGCGATCGCGATCACGGGAGCCTCGGTGGCCATCATTGGGTTCTATCGCAAGCTCGATCCGACGGCGGACCTGTGGTTCTTCACCTCCAAATCCAACGGTTTCGCCGGTTTCGTCAATCGCAACAACGCGGCGTTGATGCTCAACTTTGGAATGGCGGCCAGTCTCGGACTGTTGTCCTGGCGGATGATGGCGCTTCACCACATTGAACTGGACGATCCCGATTTTGAATTCAATGATTTGCTGGCACTGATTTCCGACCGGGAATCCTTGATCGGGCTGCTTTCTTCGATCACCTGTGTCGCCGGCTTGCTGCTCAATGGATCCCGAGGCGGGGTCGTTGCGGCTTTGTTTGGATTGGTCTGCGCGTTTGGCTATGTCCGCCCCCGCCGCGGTCTGATCGGACTGCCTATTTTGGCAGTTGTGATTGGCATCTCCGTCGCGATTCTAACCGTGCCGATGCAGCTGAACCTGGAAACCATCTCTCGCTTGGAACTGATCTCGGCTGACGCCGACACGCTTCAGAAAGATGGACGCCTGCTGCACTGGCAAGACGGCTGGAAAGCGGCCATGGCATACCTGCCAATGGGATCAGGAATCAGCACGTATGGCTACTCTTACCTGCCCTATCAATCGCAGAGTCCGGGATCGTGGTTTGAACACGCCGACAACTTGTGGTTGGAAATGTTCGTGGAGACCGGATTGCCCGGGGTGGTGATCGCCGTGCTGTTTTTCACCATCCTGCTGAGCTCGCTGCGTCGCTTGTCAACGTCCGCAGACCCCATCGATCAAGGCGTCCGGGTGGCGGCTTGGTATGCCATCGCCGCCGTGATGGTGTCCCAGTTCTTTGACTTTGGATTGATTGTCCCCGCCAACCTGTTCGTGGCGTTGATCCTGGCAACCGCCGTTGTTTCCCGACAGGTTGCCAGCGGTGGATTGCAAGCACCGACATTGGAAGACGAAGACGATCCTTACGAAGCGATGGCGATGGCCGACCCGGAATACGCCATGGCGATGGCCGCTGCCGAGCGGGAAGCCGAAACAGCCACCGAATCGATCGACGCCGAACAATCTGCAGCAACAAATGCGTCCACACGCGGCAACAAGATCAAACTTCAGTCGACCTCCAAATTCGGGCGTCTGACATCGTCCGTCAGCGTGGGCATCTTCGCGGTGGTGATCTTCCTGCTGTCGGTGCTCGCGATCCCCGGCTTGAAAAGCGATGCGGAGTCCGAGTCATTGGTTCGCCGCATCCAAAGTGAATATTCGGGAATGAAGTTCCGCCCGGAAGTCTTGGAACAAGTCGAATCGTTGCTGACAGAAAACCTGAACCAAAATCCGATTCCCGAGACCCGCACGTTGCTGGCAGCCACCCAGCGCGACCGCGGTCGTTTGGCAGAAACACTGGAATGGCGTCCCGTCTCGATCGAACAAGCCGGTGAGATCTACGCCAAAACGAATCTGAATGAACGCGGCCTGGAATACCCACCACCGTTGGCCGCCATGACACGTGATCGATTGAAAAGCATTTTGCACTACGAGGATGCTTGGAACACGTCAATCGCCGGAATCGCGACCTGCCCGCTCGGCCAAGCTTCCCGTGCCACCTTGGTGCAATTGCAGTCCGTGTTGGATCCACAGCCAGAAACCAGCGTCGCGGTCAAACACCTCGCTAAATTTTATTCGACTGAACCCATTCGCCTGATGCGTCTAGCCAAGCGTGCTTTCATGATTGGGGATTTCGATTCGGCCATCACCACGTTCCACGACTCCATTGCACTGCGTCCCAACCTGACCTCGCAATTGATGCCCTTGTTCCGAGTCAATCAAGACACACTGCCGCTCCAAGAAGTCATCCCCAACGAATCACGGGCGATCGAATTGGCAGCCGCGGACGTGTTGCTCTGGGACGAACCTGACAGCGAATTCCTTCGTCATGCTGCAACCTCCATCGACTGCGGACGAGCCTCGAACTTGGCCGCGCGTGCCAAGTGCCAAGCTCTGCTTTCGCGAATTCACTTCGCGTTGAATGACATCGAAAACGCGACCCAGACCGGCGAAGAAGCCATTCGGTTGATGCCCGATGAGCCCCGCTATCGCGTGCAACTGATTGAACAATTTTTGATTTCAAGCAATCGCACCGATGCACTCCGACACGCACGACTCGGACGGGAAGCGATTCCCAAGGACAAACGGTTCCAGCAGTTTGTTGATCGCATTGCCGAAGCCGAGCGGAATGAGTTGCTCGAACCCGCGCTCCCGCAGGACACCAACGCTCCCAGCATCGAATCGATCTTGAACTGA
- a CDS encoding efflux RND transporter periplasmic adaptor subunit: MMKRTSRTIIALAAFIAWGLSSNLALAQKESTSSRGVALYGDSAYEGFSQAIEDIYLGSEDLGRITEIPVKVGQRVQANDVIARLDDEIERASMEIAKIQASMVGEIHAAQASLDLQTVRVEHLRRLLRDEMAGSDELRRAEMELNVAKARLLTATEQRSLRMAEANRLELQWKRRCIRAPFDGVIAEKKAGLGATITPSDPEIVRLVRTDILQGVFNVMADRAMAMKIGMDTQVYFRAARKTVDGKIETIGPSINSESGTIEIRVRIQNPSGELRPGDRCTMRLLEPSSVDDTPESISKRRASGVQRW; encoded by the coding sequence ATGATGAAACGAACATCACGGACGATCATCGCATTGGCTGCTTTCATTGCATGGGGCCTGTCGTCAAATCTTGCCTTGGCCCAAAAGGAATCCACCTCTTCGCGAGGTGTCGCGTTGTATGGCGATTCGGCTTACGAAGGCTTCTCACAGGCAATCGAAGACATCTACCTCGGCAGCGAAGACCTGGGCCGCATCACCGAAATCCCAGTGAAGGTCGGGCAGCGCGTTCAAGCCAACGATGTGATCGCGAGGCTGGATGATGAAATCGAACGAGCCTCCATGGAAATTGCCAAGATCCAAGCGTCGATGGTGGGTGAGATCCATGCCGCCCAAGCTTCGCTGGATTTGCAGACCGTGCGAGTTGAGCACCTGCGTCGTTTGCTACGCGATGAAATGGCGGGGTCCGATGAGCTCCGCCGGGCGGAAATGGAACTCAATGTCGCCAAGGCTCGTCTGTTGACCGCAACGGAACAAAGGTCGTTGCGGATGGCAGAAGCCAACCGTCTGGAATTGCAATGGAAACGACGTTGCATCCGAGCTCCCTTTGACGGAGTGATTGCAGAGAAGAAGGCTGGTTTGGGAGCGACGATCACACCTTCGGACCCTGAAATCGTGCGTTTGGTCCGCACCGATATTCTGCAAGGCGTCTTCAATGTGATGGCGGATCGGGCGATGGCAATGAAGATCGGAATGGACACTCAGGTGTATTTTCGTGCGGCTCGAAAAACGGTTGACGGCAAAATCGAAACCATCGGCCCATCGATCAACAGTGAAAGCGGGACCATCGAAATTCGGGTCCGTATCCAGAATCCATCCGGTGAACTTCGTCCCGGAGACCGTTGCACGATGCGGTTGTTGGAACCATCCAGCGTGGATGACACACCCGAATCGATTTCCAAGCGTCGAGCATCGGGAGTTCAACGATGGTGA
- a CDS encoding site-2 protease family protein, translating to MQTAGPASVEPSGPPASMTAPKVRLDSDLEFNVCEVAGVTVVRAAHAGTGKHFQFGAAEHHVAMLLDGQRSTTEIIAQAEQDGLDWSAEDIADFIAVLVAQKIAIAEQTPASTPPSCNSPASEPGQQVETSVPPADAMNASVDLDSLGESTPEPTADSKRNRWSPWLIGKLASCIAPLIKVCSWLISLRFPLINANAPANAALPVMRPLFSIHGVVIAGSFISVSMVFALFHRKQLTAELMRIFDSQMWVGMLALWCVLKLIHELGHAVSARWHGVQVGKAGVMFFLFAPLAYVDVTNAWRLPNRQSRASIAMAGVYLELLIASVAYWVWCWHPTEFVAHVAAQIFFIAGPATLLVNANPLLRLDGYYVLSDWTDIPNLREQGRKLFGGWLQTKLFAMHGPSCKLSGWRRGFAACHAAASVVFQMVWMGGLIVVVSMWAGPVGLLVAMAAILLWVMLPSLQFAKKVWNYTDSSETFSKWSHRRRAIWTCVTFSFLGQFVVTLPSPLSRPVPVVVRFADDQILRSPIDGFVDRVVMQTGEAVMAGQVILELADHELVAQRDATQLELESEEIKWQRHEGLGELGLAEAARQKAESLRRSLEELNAQVDSLRVVAQRDGEILTTDMQDLKGAYVRVGEELVHVGVRQRMELLVSVGDSDLDAYRSTLQKAEPMQVLLRGGEIIEVYPEKLQPRASRQIPHPALAATVDGPLPVAPAKTRSESSDPYELLTPRFQSIVTLSPAVSHRVHAGETGRMALRDQRSLGRRFWEWLAQDAS from the coding sequence ATGCAAACCGCCGGTCCGGCATCGGTCGAACCGTCCGGTCCTCCGGCATCCATGACCGCGCCGAAGGTGCGTTTGGATTCCGATCTGGAATTCAACGTTTGTGAAGTGGCCGGAGTCACCGTGGTTCGAGCCGCGCACGCGGGAACTGGGAAACACTTTCAGTTTGGTGCAGCGGAGCATCACGTTGCCATGCTGTTGGACGGGCAACGGTCGACCACGGAGATCATTGCTCAAGCAGAACAGGACGGATTGGATTGGTCGGCCGAAGATATCGCGGACTTCATCGCGGTTTTGGTGGCACAGAAAATCGCCATTGCAGAACAAACGCCTGCAAGCACACCACCGTCGTGCAACTCACCGGCGTCGGAACCCGGTCAGCAAGTCGAAACGTCAGTGCCGCCCGCGGACGCGATGAACGCCAGCGTGGACTTGGATTCATTGGGAGAGTCCACGCCGGAGCCCACTGCAGATTCCAAGCGAAACAGATGGAGCCCCTGGCTCATCGGCAAGCTCGCGAGCTGCATCGCACCGCTGATCAAGGTGTGTTCTTGGTTGATCAGTTTGCGGTTTCCATTGATCAACGCCAACGCTCCTGCAAACGCTGCCTTGCCCGTGATGCGGCCGTTGTTTTCCATTCACGGCGTGGTGATCGCAGGTTCGTTCATCAGTGTCTCGATGGTCTTCGCGTTGTTTCATCGAAAGCAATTGACCGCGGAATTGATGCGGATCTTTGATTCGCAGATGTGGGTTGGGATGCTGGCGCTGTGGTGTGTGCTGAAGCTGATTCACGAACTGGGGCACGCCGTTTCCGCACGTTGGCACGGTGTGCAAGTCGGCAAGGCGGGCGTGATGTTCTTCTTGTTCGCACCGTTGGCCTATGTGGATGTCACCAATGCCTGGCGATTGCCCAATCGTCAATCACGAGCCTCCATCGCGATGGCAGGTGTCTACCTGGAACTCTTGATTGCATCAGTTGCCTATTGGGTTTGGTGTTGGCATCCGACAGAATTTGTCGCGCACGTTGCCGCCCAGATTTTTTTCATTGCGGGCCCCGCCACGTTGTTGGTCAACGCGAACCCGTTGTTGCGTTTGGACGGGTACTACGTGTTGTCGGATTGGACCGACATTCCCAATCTGCGAGAACAGGGACGCAAGCTGTTTGGAGGTTGGTTGCAGACCAAGCTGTTTGCGATGCATGGTCCGAGTTGCAAGTTATCGGGTTGGCGACGCGGATTTGCGGCCTGTCACGCGGCCGCGTCCGTCGTGTTTCAAATGGTCTGGATGGGCGGTTTGATTGTGGTGGTGTCGATGTGGGCTGGTCCGGTGGGGTTGTTGGTCGCGATGGCCGCAATTCTGTTGTGGGTCATGCTGCCGTCGCTTCAATTTGCCAAGAAAGTGTGGAACTACACCGATTCGAGTGAGACGTTCTCGAAGTGGTCGCATCGTCGGCGGGCGATTTGGACCTGTGTGACCTTCTCGTTCTTGGGGCAGTTTGTGGTCACGTTGCCATCACCGCTGAGCCGTCCCGTCCCCGTCGTGGTTCGGTTTGCCGATGACCAGATTTTGCGATCACCCATCGATGGGTTCGTGGATCGCGTTGTGATGCAAACAGGAGAAGCGGTGATGGCTGGACAAGTCATTCTGGAGCTGGCCGATCATGAATTGGTTGCCCAGCGTGATGCGACCCAGTTGGAATTGGAATCCGAAGAGATCAAGTGGCAACGCCACGAAGGATTGGGGGAGCTCGGCTTAGCGGAAGCGGCGCGACAAAAGGCCGAGAGTCTTCGCCGCAGTTTGGAGGAGCTGAATGCTCAAGTCGATTCACTGCGTGTCGTCGCCCAACGGGACGGTGAGATTTTGACGACGGATATGCAGGATCTCAAGGGAGCCTATGTCCGCGTCGGCGAAGAACTGGTTCACGTTGGTGTGCGTCAACGCATGGAACTGCTGGTCTCGGTGGGAGATTCCGATTTGGATGCCTACCGATCGACGCTTCAGAAGGCAGAGCCCATGCAGGTTCTGCTGCGTGGCGGTGAGATCATCGAGGTGTATCCCGAAAAGTTGCAGCCACGTGCCAGTCGGCAAATCCCCCACCCCGCACTCGCAGCGACCGTCGATGGACCGTTGCCGGTCGCACCCGCCAAGACCCGTTCGGAGTCATCGGACCCTTACGAATTGCTGACGCCGAGATTTCAGTCCATCGTGACGCTTTCCCCTGCGGTGAGTCACCGGGTGCACGCCGGTGAGACCGGGCGGATGGCCCTCCGAGATCAACGAAGTCTCGGACGCCGTTTCTGGGAATGGTTGGCCCAAGACGCCTCTTGA
- a CDS encoding TolC family protein, producing the protein MKLVVQHFRSMLTRWPLRAGSSGCHRRHSLVKANQPWQRSMVNAWMTGTACLLAFTLSPQRMGADEPSDTSFQRFLDAAALNVAEAARRDSLEPETVAAPNPLPAPAEDGMSLPADSSAQADHLEMEGNPSVAAPWWESVAFSGLLQSPEQVAFDLPTVLTDTLETSPRISAVSRRTSIAYEKIVQQDAVFDPTFLLEGGYGRINDPVGSTLTTGGPERLIQNSVTASGGFRKLTRRGAVVDLSQELGTLDSNSLFFEPNPQGNSKISLSITQPLLATSGQVYNTRLVTQASIESRIAWQEMRAEVENHLVETFQAFWRLYERRCHLVQQRSLIERGEQIARLVDARADLDSGPLQRIKVQRRLATDRDRLIEIEAELRRLQVRLRTLVGSPALATLNQSVELIPLANPDIPSENIDLHDAIVRGLEYRPDIQAATQELAAAGLSINVTRNELKPQLDAVFDAYLSGLRGDNRFFQAFGDQFTEGPGLTAMLQYSLPYGRRAARSRVREARYRYQQRSEELRLSLLTARREIETALIQANANFQLRDSKAITLAAAVREEEIATRRWEVLAGDGGPTALVLEDLLETQKRRTEAEQLLVTAQVASIISLIELQKAMGTLLKTEGIQPTRPGNTSQIEVLQTGPVELDQLTPLTRIADFDLPRDTESFGESLVSESGMIEWEGSAPKDDVTTSESME; encoded by the coding sequence ATGAAGCTCGTCGTTCAGCATTTTCGAAGCATGCTCACGAGATGGCCGTTGCGGGCCGGATCGTCGGGGTGCCATCGGCGCCATTCGTTGGTCAAGGCAAATCAGCCTTGGCAACGATCGATGGTGAATGCTTGGATGACGGGAACGGCCTGTCTGCTCGCTTTCACGCTGTCGCCGCAGCGGATGGGGGCGGATGAGCCAAGTGACACTTCGTTCCAGCGGTTTCTAGACGCGGCAGCACTCAACGTTGCCGAGGCGGCGCGGCGAGATTCCTTGGAACCGGAAACGGTGGCGGCTCCCAATCCGCTACCGGCCCCCGCCGAAGACGGCATGTCATTGCCTGCCGACTCATCCGCCCAAGCCGACCACCTTGAGATGGAAGGCAATCCGAGTGTTGCCGCCCCATGGTGGGAATCCGTTGCGTTTTCAGGGCTGTTGCAGTCGCCTGAACAAGTCGCCTTTGACCTTCCCACGGTGTTGACGGACACGCTGGAAACCAGCCCTCGGATCTCGGCTGTTTCACGCCGGACTTCAATCGCTTACGAAAAGATTGTTCAACAGGATGCGGTCTTCGACCCCACGTTTTTGCTGGAAGGTGGCTACGGCCGAATCAACGATCCAGTCGGCAGCACCTTGACGACGGGCGGACCCGAACGACTGATTCAAAATTCGGTCACTGCCAGTGGTGGTTTTCGAAAGTTGACGCGTCGTGGTGCGGTGGTGGATTTGTCCCAAGAGCTGGGGACGCTCGATAGCAACAGCCTGTTCTTCGAGCCCAACCCGCAGGGCAATTCGAAAATCAGCCTCAGTATCACGCAACCTTTGCTCGCGACCAGCGGCCAGGTCTACAACACCCGGCTGGTCACCCAAGCATCCATCGAAAGCCGAATCGCTTGGCAAGAAATGCGGGCAGAAGTGGAAAACCATTTGGTCGAAACGTTTCAAGCGTTTTGGCGTTTGTACGAACGACGTTGTCACCTGGTGCAGCAACGGAGCCTGATTGAACGGGGGGAACAGATCGCCCGTTTGGTCGACGCTCGTGCGGACCTGGATTCAGGGCCGTTGCAACGGATCAAGGTCCAGCGTCGATTGGCAACCGATCGCGATCGACTGATTGAAATCGAAGCTGAGTTGCGCCGTTTGCAGGTTCGCTTGCGAACGCTGGTTGGCAGCCCCGCACTGGCGACTTTGAATCAATCCGTCGAGCTGATCCCGCTCGCGAACCCCGACATTCCCAGCGAAAACATTGACTTGCACGATGCGATCGTTCGTGGTTTGGAATATCGACCGGACATCCAAGCCGCCACGCAAGAGCTCGCCGCCGCAGGGTTGAGCATCAACGTGACTCGCAATGAACTGAAGCCTCAACTGGATGCCGTGTTCGATGCGTACCTGTCAGGGCTCCGTGGCGACAATCGATTCTTTCAAGCCTTCGGTGATCAGTTCACGGAAGGTCCTGGTCTGACCGCGATGTTGCAATACAGTTTGCCATACGGGCGTCGTGCGGCTCGCAGTCGGGTTCGCGAAGCACGGTATCGCTACCAACAACGCAGCGAAGAATTGCGGCTCAGTCTGCTGACGGCGCGGCGAGAAATTGAAACCGCACTGATTCAAGCGAACGCGAATTTTCAATTGCGGGACAGCAAAGCGATCACGCTGGCAGCGGCCGTCCGGGAAGAGGAAATTGCAACCCGACGTTGGGAAGTGTTGGCAGGTGACGGTGGACCCACCGCCTTGGTGCTGGAGGATCTGCTCGAAACTCAGAAACGACGGACGGAAGCGGAACAACTTTTGGTGACAGCACAAGTCGCTTCCATCATTTCCTTGATTGAATTGCAAAAGGCAATGGGCACGTTGCTCAAGACGGAAGGCATCCAGCCCACTCGGCCCGGCAACACCAGTCAGATTGAGGTGTTGCAAACTGGCCCCGTCGAACTGGATCAGTTGACACCTCTGACTCGCATCGCTGACTTTGATTTGCCGCGAGACACCGAATCGTTCGGAGAATCACTGGTCAGTGAATCAGGGATGATCGAATGGGAAGGCTCCGCGCCCAAAGACGACGTGACCACATCGGAAAGCATGGAATAG
- a CDS encoding efflux RND transporter periplasmic adaptor subunit yields the protein MVNLTSEPHSAAADWFETDNSTARAFSNAALTQDSSAVSRTKMFQSMWHAWLTEMASTKDRVSAAELLVQRLTEVLPEHTIRLGWGTRSLHRLHDGRLGWLGADNSIRQRFDAQWLASTVEAESPATESTSRWDNGTLVIELVPDTIPITKSSPKGKSDSVDIPCCRVWIRPPSADDFDAKTFQRMLSADVMGLFAAVFLSRPAKDHWGRLANKISKWWSRRGLIGIAFLVTLILTCIPMSYRTHATATVAAMDGRLIASPIDATLLATMVRPGDRVQAGQTLLQLDGRPLRIELESMVAEIDEAQKDEDIALASGQIATAQLAGLRRKTLLRKAELLQDKLNKLDVVSPIDGVVIQGDLTRSLGTPLEIGQTLMEIAPEGNVEVELELPESEILFVEMNAPVELWFPALDGRSFDSRVRSVWPAATIRDDSNVFVAIAELPNSDAALRVGMRGEAVVIGPTYPWIWKWIRTPVKRLGWMIGW from the coding sequence ATGGTGAATCTGACCTCCGAACCCCACTCCGCAGCAGCCGATTGGTTCGAAACGGACAACTCGACCGCCAGGGCGTTTTCCAACGCGGCGTTGACCCAGGATTCATCCGCCGTTTCGCGAACGAAGATGTTTCAGTCGATGTGGCACGCTTGGTTGACCGAGATGGCATCGACGAAGGACCGGGTTTCCGCAGCGGAATTGCTGGTTCAGCGTTTGACCGAGGTTCTGCCTGAACACACCATTCGATTGGGATGGGGAACGCGCTCTCTGCATCGATTGCATGACGGACGACTGGGTTGGCTGGGCGCTGACAACTCGATTCGTCAACGCTTTGACGCCCAGTGGTTGGCGTCCACGGTCGAAGCCGAGTCACCGGCGACCGAGAGCACTTCGCGGTGGGACAATGGAACGTTGGTGATCGAGTTGGTTCCCGACACGATTCCCATTACGAAGTCCAGCCCGAAAGGAAAGAGCGACAGCGTCGACATTCCGTGTTGCCGCGTGTGGATTCGGCCTCCGAGTGCAGACGACTTTGACGCCAAGACCTTTCAACGGATGTTGTCCGCCGATGTGATGGGACTGTTCGCCGCTGTTTTTCTCAGCCGACCAGCCAAAGATCATTGGGGACGTTTGGCGAACAAGATCAGCAAGTGGTGGTCAAGACGCGGGCTGATCGGAATTGCTTTCTTGGTCACGTTGATCCTCACGTGCATCCCGATGTCGTATCGAACGCATGCGACCGCCACGGTGGCAGCAATGGACGGACGACTGATCGCATCGCCGATTGATGCCACTTTATTGGCGACCATGGTTCGCCCTGGTGACCGTGTCCAAGCGGGGCAAACGCTGTTGCAGTTGGATGGTCGTCCATTGCGGATTGAGCTGGAATCAATGGTGGCCGAAATCGACGAAGCTCAGAAGGATGAAGACATCGCGTTGGCGAGTGGACAAATCGCAACCGCTCAGCTGGCCGGGCTTCGTCGCAAGACGTTGTTGAGAAAGGCAGAGTTGTTGCAGGACAAACTCAACAAGCTTGACGTGGTGTCACCGATTGATGGGGTCGTCATCCAAGGTGACCTGACGCGTTCTTTGGGGACACCGCTGGAAATTGGTCAGACGCTGATGGAAATCGCTCCCGAAGGCAACGTCGAAGTCGAATTGGAATTGCCTGAGTCGGAGATTCTATTTGTCGAAATGAACGCTCCGGTGGAGTTGTGGTTTCCCGCGTTGGACGGGCGGTCGTTCGACAGTCGCGTGCGTTCGGTATGGCCAGCAGCGACCATTCGAGACGATTCCAATGTGTTTGTCGCGATCGCGGAACTGCCAAACAGCGACGCGGCATTGCGAGTGGGGATGCGGGGGGAAGCCGTCGTGATTGGTCCCACTTACCCTTGGATTTGGAAATGGATTCGCACCCCTGTGAAACGACTGGGGTGGATGATCGGATGGTGA